Proteins from one Sphingopyxis terrae subsp. terrae NBRC 15098 genomic window:
- a CDS encoding sigma-70 family RNA polymerase sigma factor — protein MATAIPMMQADRETLVNIARARLVRAIEAVGRGDEEAMRTLYRLTSAKLFGICLRICGERAQAEDVLQSAYLKIWENAARFDRRRASPISWLAAIARNAAIDWRRSAEARGLLRQQPIDDALSLRADEGAGPDALLDQRDSRATIDRCLAALDARAAGFLRTAFFEGLSYRELAAREALPLGTIKSIIRRSLVRLRACLGDV, from the coding sequence GTGGCAACCGCGATCCCCATGATGCAGGCCGACCGCGAGACGCTCGTCAATATTGCGCGCGCGCGGCTGGTGCGCGCGATCGAGGCGGTCGGCCGCGGCGACGAGGAGGCGATGCGCACGCTCTACCGTCTGACCTCGGCGAAGCTGTTCGGTATCTGCCTCAGAATCTGCGGCGAAAGGGCGCAGGCGGAAGATGTGCTGCAGAGCGCCTATCTCAAGATCTGGGAAAATGCGGCGCGCTTCGACCGGCGGCGCGCAAGCCCGATCAGCTGGCTCGCCGCGATAGCGCGCAATGCCGCGATCGACTGGCGCCGCTCGGCCGAAGCACGCGGCCTGCTGCGCCAGCAACCGATCGACGACGCGCTGAGCCTGCGCGCCGACGAAGGCGCGGGTCCGGACGCGCTGCTTGACCAGCGCGACAGCCGCGCGACCATCGACCGCTGCCTCGCGGCGCTCGATGCGCGCGCCGCGGGCTTTTTGCGGACCGCCTTTTTCGAGGGGCTTTCCTACCGCGAACTTGCGGCGCGCGAAGCGCTGCCGCTCGGCACGATCAAGAGCATCATCCGGCGCTCGCTCGTTCGCTTGCGCGCCTGCCTCGGCGATGTCTGA
- a CDS encoding JAB domain-containing protein, which translates to MAGLREQSARSPVHAGDSRLHDYLLIQLNDAPTERLHAIFVDSVSDYIADEQIADGTITHVSASLRALLAHAFEAEAHGVILAHNHPSGSSEPSAADEAFTAKIGGLLAAVDIRLHDHLIVGGGRVVSMRARGLL; encoded by the coding sequence ATGGCCGGGCTGCGCGAGCAAAGCGCGCGCAGCCCGGTACATGCCGGCGATTCACGGCTGCACGATTATTTGCTGATCCAACTGAACGACGCTCCGACCGAGCGACTTCATGCGATATTTGTCGACAGCGTTTCCGACTATATAGCTGACGAACAGATCGCCGACGGGACGATCACCCACGTCTCCGCGTCGCTGCGTGCGCTTCTCGCGCATGCCTTCGAGGCGGAGGCGCACGGGGTGATCCTCGCGCATAATCATCCGTCGGGATCGAGCGAGCCGAGCGCTGCCGACGAGGCGTTCACCGCCAAGATCGGCGGACTGCTTGCCGCGGTCGATATTCGCTTGCACGATCATCTGATCGTCGGCGGGGGCCGCGTCGTGAGCATGCGCGCCAGGGGGCTGCTATGA
- a CDS encoding fasciclin domain-containing protein → MKISHITLALAAAALATTGAHAKNPMVGGAAMYETKNIVENAAASADHKTLVAAVKAAGLVDTLASPGPFTVFAPTDAAFAKLPAGTVDTLLLPENKAKLTGILTYHVVPGRLTAADIAAKAAANGGKAVLTTVEGEALTVWQKDGSWYVSDAKGGKAKIGPADVLQSNGVIHVIDAVLMP, encoded by the coding sequence ATGAAGATTTCGCACATCACTCTTGCCCTTGCCGCTGCCGCGCTCGCGACCACCGGCGCCCACGCCAAAAATCCCATGGTCGGCGGCGCCGCGATGTACGAGACGAAGAATATTGTCGAAAATGCTGCAGCCTCAGCCGATCACAAGACGCTGGTCGCGGCGGTGAAGGCCGCCGGTCTCGTCGACACGCTCGCCTCGCCAGGGCCTTTCACGGTCTTCGCGCCAACCGATGCGGCGTTTGCAAAGCTGCCCGCCGGTACGGTCGACACGCTGCTTCTCCCGGAAAACAAGGCTAAGCTTACCGGTATCCTGACTTATCACGTCGTACCCGGACGCCTGACTGCGGCCGACATTGCGGCAAAGGCGGCGGCCAACGGCGGCAAGGCCGTTCTGACGACCGTCGAGGGCGAAGCCCTTACCGTCTGGCAGAAGGACGGAAGCTGGTATGTCAGCGACGCCAAGGGCGGCAAGGCAAAGATCGGTCCCGCCGACGTTCTGCAGTCGAATGGCGTCATTCACGTCATCGACGCGGTCCTGATGCCGTAA
- a CDS encoding GFA family protein — MGSHERLEVDASGGCQCGAVRYRVSAVLDTSHICHCRMCQKAAGNFFIALIGVPRDAIVWTRGTPATFNSSDKAARGFCADCGTPLLYDYFESKHINLTTGSFDDPSRFAPRFQFGLEARLPVFADLPIQAEGTTEETMADLVAAIAATNHQHPDHDTERWPE, encoded by the coding sequence ATGGGCAGCCACGAACGACTTGAGGTCGATGCCTCCGGCGGCTGCCAGTGCGGCGCGGTGCGCTATCGCGTCAGCGCGGTGCTCGATACGTCGCATATCTGCCATTGCCGCATGTGCCAGAAGGCCGCCGGCAATTTCTTTATCGCGCTGATCGGTGTTCCGCGCGATGCCATCGTCTGGACGCGCGGGACGCCCGCGACCTTCAACAGTTCGGACAAGGCGGCGCGCGGCTTCTGCGCCGATTGCGGCACGCCGCTGCTCTACGATTATTTCGAGAGCAAGCATATCAATCTGACGACGGGATCGTTCGACGACCCCAGCCGTTTCGCGCCGCGTTTCCAGTTCGGGCTGGAGGCCCGCCTGCCCGTCTTCGCCGATCTGCCGATCCAGGCCGAAGGCACGACCGAGGAAACCATGGCCGATCTTGTCGCGGCGATCGCGGCGACCAATCATCAACATCCCGACCACGATACCGAAAGATGGCCTGAATGA
- a CDS encoding winged helix DNA-binding protein — MSWQRETPTLRLVECDIDAPLIAFAQAQYAFRRRREQIFGLDIFAEPAWDMLLDLYIQRGERRAVSVHSLCIAAAVPATTALRWIGKLTELGLIERRRAASDARVVLLSLTEAGLETIERCLRSAVAGGLAAGATKQGRQG, encoded by the coding sequence ATGAGCTGGCAGCGCGAGACACCGACATTGCGCCTCGTCGAGTGCGACATCGACGCCCCTCTGATCGCCTTTGCCCAAGCGCAATATGCCTTCAGGCGGCGACGCGAGCAGATATTCGGTCTCGACATTTTTGCCGAGCCGGCGTGGGACATGCTGCTCGATCTCTATATCCAGCGCGGCGAACGGCGCGCGGTCAGCGTGCACAGCCTGTGCATTGCGGCCGCCGTACCCGCGACGACGGCGCTGCGATGGATCGGCAAGCTTACCGAACTGGGGTTGATCGAACGCCGACGCGCCGCGAGCGATGCCCGCGTCGTTCTCCTCTCGCTGACCGAGGCGGGGCTCGAGACAATCGAGCGTTGCCTGCGCAGCGCCGTTGCCGGCGGACTGGCCGCGGGGGCGACCAAGCAAGGGCGCCAAGGCTGA
- a CDS encoding anti-sigma factor, which produces MSDGRSATADVLAAELVLGLLSRDEQAIAAARLASDARFAAEVAAWEEHFGALAWQVEDQLPPREVWTRIAVAIDARKASQSRWPRASMAMAGAAALLMLTVLVWPSPEARRVPNLAVATLVGPDLVVGARYAAKSGRMHVEIAGALPGPGRPELWILRPGMAPVSLGQLAPQGRSEMIMPRALRPLVQSGSEFAITIEAPSTTPHLRPSGPPLARGAIIFI; this is translated from the coding sequence ATGTCTGACGGTCGTTCCGCCACCGCCGACGTGCTCGCCGCGGAACTGGTGCTCGGCCTGTTATCGCGGGATGAGCAGGCAATCGCCGCCGCCCGCCTTGCAAGCGACGCGCGCTTTGCCGCCGAGGTCGCGGCCTGGGAAGAGCATTTCGGCGCGCTTGCCTGGCAGGTCGAAGACCAATTGCCACCGCGCGAGGTCTGGACCCGCATCGCCGTCGCGATTGATGCGCGGAAGGCGTCGCAGAGCCGCTGGCCGCGCGCCTCGATGGCGATGGCGGGGGCAGCGGCCCTTCTGATGCTGACCGTTCTGGTCTGGCCTTCCCCCGAGGCGCGCCGTGTACCGAACCTTGCGGTCGCGACGTTGGTCGGTCCCGACCTAGTGGTCGGAGCGCGCTATGCGGCCAAGTCGGGCCGGATGCACGTCGAGATAGCGGGAGCACTGCCGGGGCCGGGGCGCCCGGAACTTTGGATCCTGCGGCCCGGCATGGCGCCGGTGTCGCTCGGCCAGCTTGCACCGCAAGGGCGTTCGGAAATGATCATGCCGCGCGCGCTCAGGCCGCTGGTTCAGAGCGGCAGCGAGTTCGCGATCACGATCGAGGCACCTTCGACGACGCCGCACCTCCGGCCCAGCGGACCGCCACTCGCGCGCGGCGCGATAATTTTTATCTAG
- the purT gene encoding formate-dependent phosphoribosylglycinamide formyltransferase: MTPTAKILLLGSGELGREFVISAKRLGCHVIACDSYAGAPAMQVADEAEVFSMLDGDALRAAIEKHRPDHVVPEIEAIRTEVLAELEAEGFHIVPSARAAQLTMNRDAIRDLAASELGLTTSTFEYATSREELAAAAARIGFPLVVKPVMSSSGKGQSTVKDAAGIDAAWDYAAAGMRGDRLRVIAEAFIDFDYEITLLTVRHKDGVAFCPPIGHRQERGDYRESWQPAAMSAAALQAAQAMATKVVDALGGHGIFGVEFFVKGDDVIFSELSPRPHDTGMVTLISQQYSEFDLHARAILGLPIPPVDVPQASASAVLLADRDASDFAITGLAEALTPPNAETSVDARLFGKPVTRPYRRMGVALAKVAGGTTDDARAAAVAAADRLAIRYPG, translated from the coding sequence ATGACCCCCACTGCAAAGATTCTCCTGCTCGGTTCCGGCGAGCTTGGCCGCGAGTTCGTCATTTCGGCAAAACGGCTCGGCTGCCATGTGATCGCCTGCGACAGTTACGCCGGCGCGCCCGCGATGCAGGTCGCGGACGAGGCCGAGGTTTTCTCGATGCTCGATGGCGACGCGCTGCGTGCCGCGATCGAAAAGCACCGCCCCGACCATGTCGTGCCCGAGATCGAAGCGATCCGGACCGAAGTGCTGGCCGAACTCGAGGCCGAAGGGTTTCACATCGTCCCCTCGGCACGCGCGGCCCAGCTCACGATGAACCGCGATGCGATCCGCGACCTTGCCGCAAGCGAGCTGGGCCTGACGACCTCGACCTTCGAATATGCCACCAGCCGCGAAGAACTCGCCGCCGCCGCGGCGCGGATCGGCTTTCCGCTCGTCGTGAAGCCGGTGATGTCCTCTTCGGGCAAGGGGCAGAGCACGGTGAAGGACGCCGCCGGGATCGACGCGGCATGGGACTATGCGGCCGCCGGGATGCGCGGCGACCGGCTGCGCGTGATCGCCGAGGCCTTCATCGATTTCGATTATGAGATCACGCTGCTGACGGTGCGCCACAAGGACGGCGTCGCCTTCTGCCCGCCGATCGGACATCGGCAGGAACGCGGCGACTATCGCGAAAGCTGGCAACCCGCGGCCATGTCGGCGGCGGCGCTGCAAGCCGCGCAGGCGATGGCGACGAAGGTCGTCGATGCGCTCGGCGGCCATGGCATTTTCGGGGTCGAATTTTTCGTGAAGGGCGACGATGTCATCTTCTCCGAACTTTCCCCGCGCCCGCACGACACCGGCATGGTGACGCTGATTTCGCAGCAATATTCGGAATTCGACCTTCATGCCCGCGCGATATTGGGATTGCCGATTCCGCCCGTCGACGTGCCGCAAGCCAGCGCCAGCGCCGTGCTGCTCGCCGACCGCGACGCAAGTGATTTCGCGATCACCGGCCTCGCCGAAGCCCTGACGCCGCCGAACGCCGAAACCTCCGTTGACGCGCGCCTCTTCGGCAAACCCGTCACGCGGCCCTATCGCCGCATGGGGGTGGCACTGGCAAAGGTGGCGGGCGGCACCACTGACGACGCGCGGGCAGCCGCTGTCGCGGCGGCGGACAGGCTGGCGATCCGATATCCGGGGTGA
- a CDS encoding CDP-alcohol phosphatidyltransferase family protein, with translation MSNADKRAPVATRIQQNILARGERRLLNWLCARLPAWVTPDQLTALGFAGALMVASGYLLSWLGSGWLALSLAGYVVNWFGDSLDGSLARWRKIERPTYGYFVDHSVDAIATFLMVASMGMSPFLRFDVALLGVVGYFLLSIHTFLAAKVVGEFRLSYLAGGPTELRLMLMALTLAMPALGDERVLGSHFSPLDLFGLGVASILVTLFVIQSLTLARALARREP, from the coding sequence ATGAGCAATGCGGACAAGCGCGCGCCGGTGGCAACGCGTATCCAGCAGAATATCCTCGCGCGTGGCGAGCGCCGCCTGCTCAACTGGCTATGCGCGCGTTTGCCCGCCTGGGTAACGCCCGACCAGCTCACGGCGCTCGGCTTTGCGGGCGCCCTGATGGTCGCGAGCGGCTATCTGTTGAGCTGGCTCGGCAGCGGCTGGCTGGCGCTGTCGCTCGCCGGCTATGTCGTCAACTGGTTCGGCGACTCGCTCGACGGCAGCCTTGCTCGGTGGCGCAAGATCGAGCGGCCGACCTATGGCTATTTCGTCGACCATAGCGTCGATGCGATCGCGACCTTCCTGATGGTCGCGAGCATGGGGATGAGCCCTTTCCTGCGCTTCGATGTCGCGCTGCTGGGGGTTGTTGGTTATTTTCTGCTGTCGATCCACACTTTCCTTGCGGCGAAGGTCGTCGGCGAATTTCGCCTTTCCTACCTTGCGGGCGGGCCGACCGAATTGCGGCTGATGCTGATGGCGTTGACGCTCGCGATGCCTGCGCTCGGCGACGAGCGCGTTCTCGGCAGCCATTTCTCGCCGCTCGACCTGTTCGGGCTTGGCGTGGCGAGCATTCTGGTGACGCTGTTCGTGATCCAGAGCCTGACGCTGGCGCGCGCGCTGGCCCGCCGCGAACCCTGA
- the polA gene encoding DNA polymerase I — protein sequence MSQKNHLYLVDGSSYIFRAYHRLPPLTNPNGVPVGAVYGYTTMLWKLAKDLHDADGPTHLAVILDHSSQSFRNEIYDQYKANRPEPPEDLRPQFPLIRDATRAFSLPCIEMEGYEADDLIASYAEAAVREGWDVTIVSSDKDLMQLIREPADGPHVDMLDTMKNVRLGIDAVHEKFGVSPDLVGDVLALMGDSVDNVPGVRGVGPKTATKLIQEYGNLTAALDGAETMKASKLRENLIEHRAMAELSRVLVDLKRDCPLPDTLDSLKLDAIPPAPLKLFLDEHGFRSLSAKLDNGVAPGGPPTLPRAGAAPAAAAPTGPTTPVLPAMPAIDRAAYECVTDLDALDRWIAAAKAAHVVAIDTETASLDSVTGELVGVSMAIAPGQACYIPLGHGGTDMFAEKPHQIAMADAIARLGALFADDAVLKVGHNLKYDIGVLAQHGVRVAPCDDTLLMSFALDAGQHGHGLDELAKLHLDHVCLSFKEVCGTGKSQISFAEVPLARATEYAAEDADVALRLWRLLKLRLPLEGGTRVYEMVDRPLAGVVETMERAGIMVDRDYLARLSGEFAQEMARMETAIHAEAGQPFTIGSPKQLGEILFDKLGLKGGRKGKSGDWSTDQNELERLERDGVPIARMILEWRQLAKLKSTYTDALQQQINAKTGRVHTSYSLVGAQTGRLSSTDPNLQNIPIRSEIGRQIRDAFIAAPGHVLIAADYSQIELRLAAHMADVPELKEAFAQGQDIHAATAIELFGEVNRDTRAKAKTVNFSILYGISRWGLAGRLEITPDEAQALISRYFERFPGISDYIQGTLERARERGYTETLFGRKTWFPRIKAANQNERQGSERAAINAPIQGTSADLIKRAMTRMPVALAEAGLDEVKMLLQVHDELVFEAPEDKAEAAGAVIRRVMAAAAEPVLTLSVPLEVEVGTGKSWGDAH from the coding sequence ATGTCACAGAAGAATCATCTCTATCTGGTCGATGGCTCCAGCTACATCTTCCGCGCCTATCATCGCCTGCCGCCGCTGACGAACCCGAACGGGGTGCCGGTCGGTGCGGTCTACGGCTACACCACGATGCTCTGGAAGCTCGCGAAGGATCTGCACGACGCGGACGGACCGACGCACCTTGCGGTCATCCTCGATCATTCGAGCCAGTCGTTCCGTAACGAGATTTACGATCAGTATAAGGCGAACCGTCCCGAGCCGCCCGAAGATCTGCGCCCGCAATTCCCGCTGATCCGCGACGCGACGCGCGCCTTTTCGCTGCCATGCATCGAGATGGAGGGGTATGAGGCGGACGATCTGATCGCCTCCTATGCCGAGGCCGCGGTGCGCGAAGGGTGGGACGTGACCATCGTCAGCAGCGACAAGGATCTGATGCAGTTGATCCGCGAACCCGCCGACGGACCGCATGTCGACATGCTCGACACGATGAAGAATGTCCGGCTGGGGATCGACGCGGTGCACGAGAAGTTCGGCGTCTCCCCCGACCTCGTCGGCGACGTGCTCGCGCTGATGGGCGACAGCGTCGACAATGTGCCCGGCGTGCGCGGGGTCGGACCCAAGACCGCGACCAAGCTGATCCAGGAATATGGCAATCTGACCGCGGCGCTCGACGGGGCCGAGACGATGAAAGCGTCGAAGCTGCGCGAAAATCTGATCGAGCATCGGGCGATGGCCGAACTGTCGCGCGTACTGGTCGATCTGAAACGCGATTGCCCGCTGCCCGACACGCTCGACAGTCTGAAGCTCGACGCGATCCCGCCGGCGCCGCTCAAACTGTTTCTGGACGAACATGGCTTTCGCTCGCTTTCCGCCAAGCTCGACAATGGCGTTGCCCCCGGTGGGCCGCCCACGCTGCCGCGCGCCGGCGCTGCGCCCGCCGCGGCGGCGCCCACCGGCCCGACGACGCCGGTGCTGCCCGCCATGCCGGCGATCGACCGCGCGGCCTATGAATGCGTGACCGACCTCGACGCGCTCGACCGCTGGATCGCGGCGGCGAAGGCGGCGCATGTCGTTGCGATCGATACCGAAACGGCGAGCCTCGACAGCGTCACCGGCGAGCTGGTCGGCGTCAGCATGGCGATCGCGCCGGGGCAGGCCTGCTACATCCCGCTCGGCCATGGCGGCACCGACATGTTCGCCGAAAAGCCCCACCAGATTGCGATGGCCGACGCCATCGCCCGCCTAGGCGCGCTGTTCGCCGACGACGCGGTGCTGAAGGTCGGCCATAATCTGAAATATGACATCGGCGTGCTGGCGCAGCATGGCGTCCGCGTCGCGCCCTGTGACGACACGCTGCTGATGAGCTTCGCGCTCGATGCGGGCCAACATGGTCACGGCCTCGACGAGCTGGCAAAGCTGCATCTCGACCATGTCTGCCTGTCGTTCAAGGAGGTGTGCGGCACCGGCAAATCGCAGATCAGCTTCGCCGAAGTCCCGCTCGCCCGCGCGACCGAATATGCCGCGGAGGATGCCGACGTCGCGCTGCGACTGTGGCGGCTGCTCAAGCTGCGCCTGCCGCTCGAAGGCGGCACCCGCGTCTACGAGATGGTCGACCGGCCGCTTGCCGGCGTCGTCGAGACGATGGAGCGCGCGGGCATCATGGTCGACCGCGATTATCTGGCGCGCCTGTCGGGCGAATTCGCGCAGGAAATGGCGCGGATGGAAACCGCGATCCATGCCGAGGCAGGACAGCCCTTCACCATCGGCAGTCCCAAGCAGCTAGGTGAGATATTGTTCGACAAGCTCGGCCTCAAGGGCGGGCGCAAGGGCAAGTCGGGCGACTGGTCGACCGACCAGAATGAACTCGAACGGCTCGAACGCGACGGCGTGCCGATCGCGCGCATGATCCTCGAATGGCGGCAACTTGCCAAGCTCAAATCGACCTATACCGACGCGCTGCAACAACAGATCAATGCGAAGACCGGGCGCGTCCATACCAGCTACAGCCTCGTCGGCGCGCAGACCGGGCGGCTGTCGTCGACCGATCCCAATTTGCAGAATATCCCGATCCGCAGCGAGATCGGCCGCCAGATCCGCGATGCCTTCATCGCCGCGCCGGGCCATGTGCTGATCGCCGCCGACTATAGCCAGATCGAGCTGCGGCTCGCCGCGCATATGGCCGATGTCCCCGAACTCAAGGAGGCGTTCGCGCAGGGGCAGGACATTCACGCCGCGACCGCGATCGAATTGTTCGGCGAGGTCAATCGCGACACCCGCGCCAAGGCGAAGACGGTCAACTTCTCGATCCTCTACGGCATTTCGCGCTGGGGGCTTGCGGGCCGGCTCGAAATCACGCCCGACGAGGCACAGGCGCTGATCAGCCGCTATTTCGAGCGTTTCCCCGGCATCTCCGATTATATTCAGGGCACGCTCGAGCGCGCGCGCGAGCGCGGCTATACCGAGACCTTGTTCGGCCGGAAAACCTGGTTTCCGCGCATCAAGGCGGCGAACCAGAACGAACGCCAGGGCAGCGAACGCGCGGCGATCAACGCGCCGATCCAGGGCACCAGCGCCGACCTCATCAAGCGCGCGATGACGCGCATGCCCGTAGCGCTCGCCGAGGCGGGGCTGGATGAGGTGAAGATGCTGCTCCAGGTCCATGACGAACTCGTCTTCGAGGCACCCGAGGACAAGGCCGAAGCCGCCGGCGCCGTGATCCGCCGCGTGATGGCCGCCGCCGCCGAGCCGGTCCTGACGCTGTCGGTGCCGCTGGAGGTGGAGGTCGGAACCGGCAAGAGCTGGGGCGACGCGCATTGA
- a CDS encoding TetR/AcrR family transcriptional regulator encodes MVSREEQRARVEAALAAHLLDHGLAQTSLRELARAAAVSDRMLLYYFTDKAEVLGCAAQRIAADLAGHIGEAVGEGERLAPLALLERAGALVTRAEIRPYMRLWVQMIAAAGRGEAPFPAIAEAMLAGFLAWVEAHLAIDEAADRQAVAAMIVAAVDGLAIIDIGRGPDLAARAARAISHLGRPR; translated from the coding sequence ATGGTCAGCCGCGAAGAACAGCGTGCACGGGTCGAGGCCGCTCTGGCAGCGCATTTGCTCGACCATGGGCTCGCGCAGACGAGTTTGCGCGAGCTCGCGCGCGCGGCGGCGGTCAGCGACCGGATGCTGCTTTATTATTTCACCGACAAGGCCGAGGTGCTGGGCTGCGCCGCGCAGCGGATCGCCGCGGACCTTGCCGGGCATATTGGCGAAGCGGTCGGCGAAGGCGAGAGGCTCGCGCCGCTTGCCCTCCTCGAACGGGCCGGGGCACTCGTCACGCGCGCCGAAATCCGGCCCTATATGCGACTATGGGTTCAGATGATTGCAGCGGCGGGCCGCGGCGAAGCCCCTTTCCCCGCCATCGCTGAAGCGATGCTGGCCGGCTTCCTGGCATGGGTCGAGGCGCATCTTGCGATTGACGAGGCCGCCGATCGGCAGGCCGTCGCCGCGATGATCGTCGCGGCGGTTGACGGTCTCGCGATCATCGACATCGGCCGCGGGCCCGATCTGGCGGCGCGCGCCGCGCGCGCTATCTCCCATCTCGGTCGTCCTCGCTGA
- a CDS encoding helix-turn-helix domain-containing protein, producing the protein MLELLANNRTSKEIAGALAVSEPAINRRIEVLRLRLGGITRHELVRRYRDWRNRMAPDAEASVPCVENDDGFIQLGARAAFGKTGDGSDAGETAARLRDSIAVRLDAPWAEEMPQPRVVPGMLDGSNAMLSRGAAIAIILLAILASLAVGLGVARALADIVNG; encoded by the coding sequence GTGCTCGAACTGCTCGCCAATAATCGTACCAGCAAGGAGATCGCGGGTGCGCTCGCGGTCAGCGAGCCCGCGATCAACCGGCGCATCGAAGTGCTGCGTCTGCGCCTCGGCGGCATTACGCGACACGAGCTTGTGCGGCGCTATCGCGACTGGCGCAATCGCATGGCGCCGGATGCGGAGGCCTCCGTACCATGTGTAGAAAATGATGACGGATTTATACAGCTAGGCGCACGCGCTGCATTCGGGAAGACCGGGGACGGGAGCGATGCGGGCGAGACGGCCGCCAGGCTTCGGGACAGCATCGCCGTTCGGTTGGATGCGCCCTGGGCCGAGGAGATGCCGCAGCCGCGCGTCGTCCCGGGGATGCTCGATGGCAGCAACGCCATGCTATCCCGCGGTGCGGCGATCGCGATCATTCTGCTCGCGATCCTTGCCAGTCTGGCGGTCGGCCTTGGCGTCGCCAGAGCGCTTGCGGATATCGTGAACGGCTGA
- a CDS encoding prephenate dehydratase, translating to MGSYSASAQRLVDTMTAAALADPARGLAFQGAPGANSDLAAREFDPQALPLPCYSFEDAIEAVRDGRVDRAIIPIENSLHGRVADIHFLLPESGLSIVGEHFLRIRHGLMSRNLGPVTRAMSHEQALGQCRHWLRAHHISPIAHSDTAGAAAWVADSDEVGLAAVAPPHAADLYGLTLHESGIEDADHNMTRFVVLAREPLVDLPADVPRMTTFIFEVKNIPAALYKALGGFATNGVNMTKLESYQDGGSFAATKFYADIVGAPGEENIDRALEELDFQTKTLRLLGTYPQARVRG from the coding sequence ATGGGCAGCTATTCGGCTTCGGCACAAAGACTGGTCGACACGATGACGGCGGCGGCGCTCGCCGATCCCGCGCGGGGGCTGGCCTTTCAGGGCGCGCCCGGCGCGAACAGCGACCTTGCGGCGCGCGAGTTCGACCCGCAGGCGCTGCCGCTGCCCTGCTACAGCTTCGAGGATGCGATCGAGGCGGTCCGCGACGGGCGCGTCGACCGCGCGATCATTCCGATCGAAAACAGCCTGCACGGCCGCGTCGCCGACATTCATTTCCTGTTGCCCGAATCCGGCCTGTCGATCGTCGGCGAACATTTTCTGCGCATCCGCCACGGATTGATGAGTCGCAATCTTGGCCCCGTCACGCGCGCGATGAGTCACGAACAGGCGCTGGGACAGTGCCGCCACTGGCTGCGCGCGCACCATATCTCGCCGATCGCGCATAGCGACACCGCGGGCGCTGCGGCCTGGGTTGCCGACAGCGACGAGGTCGGGCTCGCTGCCGTCGCGCCGCCGCATGCCGCCGATCTTTACGGGCTGACGCTGCACGAATCGGGCATCGAGGATGCCGATCACAATATGACGCGTTTTGTCGTGCTGGCGCGCGAACCGCTTGTTGACCTGCCTGCCGATGTGCCGCGGATGACGACCTTCATCTTCGAGGTAAAGAATATTCCGGCCGCGCTCTACAAGGCGCTGGGCGGCTTTGCGACCAATGGCGTCAACATGACGAAGCTCGAAAGCTATCAGGACGGCGGCAGCTTTGCCGCGACGAAATTCTATGCCGATATCGTCGGCGCGCCGGGCGAGGAAAATATCGACCGCGCGCTGGAGGAACTGGATTTCCAGACCAAGACGCTGCGTCTGCTCGGCACCTACCCGCAGGCGCGCGTCCGCGGTTGA